From the Cohaesibacter sp. ES.047 genome, one window contains:
- a CDS encoding NHLP bacteriocin system secretion protein has translation MSNQIFRKEALEASGQIEDVQNSMRVTRSFTRIATGTVAAAILIAVGWSAIVDIPIHVKGHGLLVHDGGILVTTAPTAASGYVAEILVRKGDTVKKGETLARLRLTDREAELWKQQRELGLLKRNTEESQKLLGAETALKVATTKQSIAALDERITSLTTKHSWLLDRRIKLAGLQTKGVVSLETSTNARIAADAAEDALASARADRIRLQADLKSLQFAQKQKLMQDKLQIEQMESSLDAFKTALEQDAQILADVSGKLVGLNTQQDALVASGQPLFEIMPQSEGPLQAVVYVAEKDGKRLKGNNKALLTPANLPLDVHAQLVGKVVEVSSLPVTSQSLKHTIGDDILIERIVAKGPVFEVRIDLDRDAKSKNGYRWTSNSAADLPVDFGTPLRARVTTERTPLLAMAVPAFKRFFGETPDGWIGR, from the coding sequence ATGAGCAATCAGATTTTTCGGAAGGAAGCGCTCGAAGCGTCAGGGCAGATCGAGGATGTTCAGAACTCGATGCGTGTCACCCGATCTTTCACGCGCATCGCGACCGGAACAGTCGCAGCCGCTATTCTCATTGCGGTTGGGTGGTCTGCGATTGTTGATATTCCGATCCATGTCAAAGGGCATGGTCTGCTTGTGCACGATGGCGGCATATTGGTCACAACGGCCCCCACAGCGGCGAGCGGCTACGTTGCCGAAATTCTGGTCAGGAAGGGCGACACAGTCAAGAAAGGTGAGACATTGGCGCGCCTGCGATTGACCGACAGGGAAGCCGAGCTCTGGAAGCAGCAGCGCGAACTTGGCTTGCTGAAGAGAAATACCGAGGAAAGTCAAAAGCTGCTTGGTGCAGAAACGGCGCTCAAGGTGGCGACGACCAAGCAAAGCATTGCTGCCCTTGATGAACGCATCACCTCGCTGACCACGAAGCACAGCTGGCTGCTGGATCGCCGCATAAAACTTGCCGGTTTGCAGACCAAAGGCGTCGTTTCTCTTGAAACGTCAACCAATGCTCGTATTGCGGCAGACGCGGCAGAAGATGCACTAGCCAGCGCGCGCGCGGATCGCATCAGGCTTCAGGCAGATCTCAAGAGTCTCCAATTTGCGCAAAAGCAAAAGCTCATGCAGGACAAACTGCAAATTGAGCAGATGGAATCGTCCCTTGATGCCTTCAAAACGGCCCTTGAACAGGATGCACAGATACTGGCCGATGTCTCTGGCAAACTTGTGGGGCTGAACACACAGCAAGACGCATTGGTCGCCAGTGGTCAGCCCCTCTTTGAAATCATGCCCCAAAGCGAAGGTCCGCTGCAAGCCGTCGTTTATGTTGCTGAAAAGGATGGCAAGCGCCTCAAGGGCAACAACAAGGCATTGTTGACACCGGCCAACCTGCCACTTGATGTCCATGCGCAACTGGTTGGCAAGGTGGTCGAGGTTTCCAGCCTTCCGGTCACATCCCAATCCCTCAAACACACCATAGGGGACGATATCCTGATCGAACGCATTGTTGCTAAGGGGCCCGTGTTCGAAGTTCGGATCGATCTTGATCGCGATGCCAAATCCAAAAATGGCTATCGCTGGACCTCCAACAGCGCGGCGGATCTGCCGGTCGACTTTGGCACCCCGCTCAGGGCAAGAGTGACCACAGAGAGAACACCCCTGCTGGCTATGGCTGTTCCTGCTTTCAAGCGTTTCTTCGGTGAAACGCCTGACGGATGGATCGGTCGTTGA
- a CDS encoding LacI family DNA-binding transcriptional regulator: METKSKKAATLRQVAQLADVSMATASLVVNRKGEISFETRSRVLQAMETLNYVPKRDRLRGDIPVPETLNTVRFLKIARHGQTVNRDHNVFISDYIDGMSFEATRRDYFLQVVSYENSDINEILEGMVGAELSGFIALGTELTDDDIETILSQNLPCVIIDTHRPFMNGNFVNMDNDQLVYRALDYLKGNNFEKIGMVSSHTSVGNFQLRHDAFLRSMNRLDLKIDPAQILSVTSTLDGSFAEATEQLANIDTLADAYLCTNDIVAFGFIQALRRRGVSVPQDVSVIGIDNLPTAAVFEPPLTSLDVPKQKIGAMALRILDDLISNGKAQPSIKLLLAGELVVRDSVLPKS; this comes from the coding sequence ATGGAAACAAAATCAAAAAAGGCAGCGACCCTGCGGCAAGTGGCTCAACTGGCTGATGTTTCCATGGCCACGGCATCTCTCGTCGTGAATCGCAAGGGCGAAATTTCGTTCGAAACTCGCAGCCGGGTTCTTCAGGCAATGGAGACCTTGAACTATGTTCCCAAGCGAGATCGCCTGCGCGGGGATATCCCCGTTCCTGAAACCCTGAACACTGTTCGTTTTCTCAAGATTGCCCGACACGGTCAGACCGTGAACCGCGATCATAATGTCTTCATTTCCGACTATATCGATGGGATGTCCTTTGAGGCGACACGTCGTGATTACTTCCTTCAGGTCGTTTCCTACGAAAACTCTGACATCAACGAAATCCTTGAAGGAATGGTCGGGGCCGAGCTGAGCGGGTTCATCGCGCTTGGAACGGAATTGACGGATGACGATATTGAAACGATCCTGTCCCAAAATCTTCCGTGCGTGATCATTGATACTCACAGGCCCTTCATGAATGGCAATTTCGTCAATATGGACAATGATCAGCTTGTCTATCGGGCGCTTGATTATCTGAAGGGCAACAATTTCGAAAAGATTGGCATGGTGAGCAGCCATACGTCGGTCGGGAATTTTCAACTCCGCCATGACGCATTTCTGCGCAGCATGAACCGGCTGGATCTGAAGATTGATCCGGCCCAGATTCTGTCCGTCACATCAACCCTTGACGGATCGTTCGCGGAAGCCACCGAGCAATTGGCCAACATCGATACATTGGCGGACGCTTATCTTTGCACCAACGATATTGTTGCATTTGGCTTCATTCAAGCCTTGCGTCGCCGGGGCGTTTCTGTTCCTCAGGATGTTTCTGTCATCGGCATCGACAATCTGCCAACGGCGGCTGTTTTTGAGCCCCCCCTCACCTCGCTTGACGTACCAAAGCAGAAGATCGGTGCCATGGCCTTGCGTATCCTTGACGATTTGATCAGCAACGGCAAAGCACAGCCTTCAATCAAACTGCTTCTTGCCGGAGAACTTGTCGTCCGCGACAGCGTCTTGCCCAAGTCGTAA
- a CDS encoding ABC transporter permease has translation MRKLDKSFSLLIVLIASLMAFGGIVSGGGYLSLFNLQSMANQVPEIGLLAIGVMLAMCAGDGGIDLSGIAMANMAGVASGLFALSLFPVDDMPVVFTAVFVVGCLVIGAAGGILNGFIISRLGITPILCTLGTQMFFTGVTVVLSDGRAVRIGAPGPLYEMGNGFFLGIPWSFLLFIIAAVILGIVLRFTRYGVKLMMTGSNQKAAAFSGFAHNRIIITTYGISGLLAGLSGAIIAARNVNVKWDYGTTYLLVAILIAVMAGVKPEGGSGRVVNVVLSAMVLQLMTSLLNFIGLSNFVRDLAWGAMLIFFLFVNRMGLVEHFAVLFSSGQSPRASRSQS, from the coding sequence ATGCGGAAGCTGGACAAGAGCTTTTCCCTGTTGATCGTGCTGATCGCGTCTTTGATGGCGTTTGGCGGAATCGTGTCTGGCGGAGGATACCTTTCCCTATTCAATCTTCAGTCCATGGCCAATCAGGTGCCAGAAATCGGTTTGCTGGCAATCGGCGTCATGCTGGCCATGTGTGCCGGCGATGGCGGTATCGATCTGTCAGGCATTGCGATGGCCAACATGGCCGGTGTCGCCTCGGGCCTGTTTGCCCTGAGCCTGTTTCCGGTTGACGACATGCCTGTTGTTTTTACGGCCGTCTTTGTTGTCGGATGTCTGGTTATCGGCGCGGCAGGGGGGATTCTCAACGGTTTCATCATTTCAAGGCTCGGTATCACACCAATCCTTTGCACGCTTGGCACGCAGATGTTTTTCACCGGCGTGACCGTTGTCTTGTCAGATGGTCGTGCTGTTCGGATCGGCGCGCCGGGCCCTCTTTATGAAATGGGAAACGGCTTTTTTCTCGGTATCCCGTGGAGTTTTCTGCTCTTTATCATCGCTGCCGTCATTCTCGGTATCGTGCTGCGGTTCACGCGTTATGGCGTCAAGCTGATGATGACGGGTTCCAACCAGAAGGCAGCTGCATTCAGCGGCTTTGCCCATAACCGGATCATTATCACCACCTACGGCATTTCGGGCCTGCTGGCCGGTCTGTCCGGCGCGATTATCGCTGCCCGCAACGTCAATGTGAAATGGGATTACGGCACCACCTATCTGTTGGTCGCCATCCTGATCGCCGTCATGGCTGGTGTGAAACCTGAGGGTGGTTCCGGGCGTGTGGTGAATGTCGTGCTGAGTGCGATGGTGCTTCAGCTGATGACCAGCTTGTTGAACTTCATCGGCCTTTCCAATTTCGTCCGCGATCTGGCCTGGGGAGCAATGCTCATCTTCTTCCTGTTCGTCAACCGTATGGGTCTCGTCGAACACTTCGCGGTTCTGTTCTCTTCGGGGCAATCCCCTCGTGCCTCGAGGTCACAAAGTTGA
- a CDS encoding substrate-binding domain-containing protein produces the protein MKHGLKKTCVLAAALLSAVAMTSLQAKADDAKSITTVVKISGIPWFDRMDTGVKKFAAANPDMNIEQFGPSTADSAQQLQIINDLVAKGTDALAVVPMDPSIIEGILKRAMDRGIIVVTHEADNQKNTMVDVEAFDNSDYGAAMNERLAECMGGKGKWTTFVGGLGSRTHIQWVTAGEENAKKYPDMELVDANNESFDDANLVYNKVKELLRKHPDLKGIQSSAGNDVLGAGRAIEEAGLAGKVCLVGTGLPNPAAAYLDSGAITAIGFWDPQKAGMAMNAIAKILLEGGEITEGMDLGVEGYHKVTVKPGAGDGLLVFGNGMVLADKDTYKDYLF, from the coding sequence ATGAAACACGGACTTAAGAAAACATGCGTTCTCGCAGCAGCGTTGCTGTCAGCCGTCGCAATGACATCATTGCAGGCAAAGGCAGATGACGCCAAGTCTATCACCACTGTCGTCAAGATCAGCGGTATTCCCTGGTTCGACCGGATGGATACCGGCGTCAAAAAGTTTGCTGCCGCCAACCCGGACATGAACATCGAGCAGTTCGGGCCATCCACCGCCGACTCTGCCCAGCAGCTTCAGATCATCAACGACCTTGTTGCCAAGGGCACCGATGCCTTGGCTGTTGTGCCGATGGATCCGTCTATCATTGAAGGTATCCTGAAGCGGGCCATGGATCGCGGCATTATCGTTGTCACCCATGAGGCAGACAACCAGAAAAACACCATGGTCGATGTCGAGGCGTTCGATAACTCCGACTATGGTGCGGCAATGAACGAACGGCTGGCCGAGTGCATGGGCGGAAAAGGCAAGTGGACCACCTTCGTTGGCGGTCTTGGCTCGCGCACGCATATCCAGTGGGTGACCGCTGGTGAGGAAAATGCCAAAAAATACCCTGACATGGAACTTGTCGATGCCAACAACGAAAGCTTCGACGACGCCAACCTCGTTTACAACAAGGTCAAGGAATTGCTGCGCAAGCATCCGGACCTGAAGGGGATTCAATCCTCTGCCGGGAACGACGTTCTTGGTGCAGGCCGCGCCATTGAGGAAGCCGGTCTGGCTGGCAAGGTCTGCCTGGTTGGCACAGGTCTGCCGAACCCCGCTGCTGCCTATCTCGATTCTGGTGCAATCACCGCCATCGGCTTCTGGGATCCGCAGAAAGCTGGCATGGCTATGAACGCCATTGCCAAGATTCTCCTTGAAGGTGGCGAGATCACCGAAGGTATGGATCTGGGCGTCGAAGGCTATCACAAGGTCACGGTCAAACCGGGCGCAGGCGACGGCCTTCTTGTCTTCGGCAATGGCATGGTGCTGGCCGACAAGGATACCTACAAAGACTATCTCTTCTGA